The genomic region TTTTAGCGGAATCTACGGCTGCCGTATCTTTTGTTTTTTCTACGGAAGCATTGTCGTCTTTTTTAGAAGTATTTCCACAGCTTGATAAAATAAATAATCCTATTATTGTAACAATTCTAACGGTATAATAGTGCATATAAAACGAGTGTATTTAATTCAATTTAGTATGTTGTAAACCGTAAAAAATTAAATTAGATGAATTTTGCTGAATTTTACGATCTGGTTCCAAAAATAAAAAATATGCCGCTACCCGGGCAAGAATCACATTATAAAATGGCCCCTCTGTTAAGAAATAAGGAATTGGCATCTATTAATTTGGAAGAAAAGCAACCGAAGAGGGCAGGAGTGGTAAGCTTGTTTTACCCTGATGACAAATTACAGACCCGTTTATTGCTTATTCTACGTAAAACCTATAATGGGGTACACTCCAACCAGGTTGGGTTTCCAGGTGGGAAGGTAGAATTGTCTGATGGGGATATCGCAGAAACAGCCTTGCGGGAGACTTGGGAAGAAGTAGGGGTATCCCCGAAAAAGATTGAGTTGATTAAACAGATGTCTGAAATTTATATCCCGCCGAGCAATTTTTTAGTTCAGCCTTTTATAGGTGTAAGCAAAGAGCCACTTAGCTTTACCATGCAAGAAGATGAGGTGGAAGCTATTATAGAGGTGTTATTTAGTGAATTTATTGATGATACTTCAATATTCGAAGAAAATTTATCCACTTCCTATGCTAAAAATATCGATGTACCTGCCTTTAAACTAAACGATTATACGGTTTGGGGAGCTACTGCCATGATGTTAAGCGAGGTTAAAGAAATGTTTAAAGCACTTATCTAAGCATTGAATTTTGTATTTTTGCATACTTGTATTGATTAGAAATTTAACAAAAAGTAATGGGATTATTCAAGGAAAATCCTTTCGGACATATATTATTTATTAAAAAGTGGCTTATCCGCATCGCCGGGTTGCTTACGCATAGAAGGTATCGAGGTTTTAACGAGTTACAGATCGATGGATCTGAAATTATACGAAGCCTTCCAGATACCAATGTGCTTTTTATTTCCAATCATCAAACCTATTTTGCTGATGTGGTGGCGATGTTTCATGTATTTAACGCAAGTCTTAGCGGTCGGGACGATTCCCTTAAAGATGTGAGTTACCTTTGGCAGCCCAAGTTGAATATTTATTACGTGGCTGCTAAAGAAACCATGAAGTCTGGGTTGTTACCTAAAATTATGGCCTATGCTGGTTCTATAAGTATCGAAAGGACTTGGAGGGCAGATGGGAAAGATGTAAGCCGACAAGTAAAATTTAGTGATATTTCCAATATAAAAAAAGCGTTGGACGACGGTTGGGTAATAACATTTCCGCAAGGTACCACACGGCCGTGGAAACCCATTAGAAAGGGTACGGCACACATCATTAAACAATACAAACCTATTGTCATTCCAGTGGTAATCGACGGTTTTAGAAGATCTTTCGATAGAAAGGGGCTTCGGGTGAAGAAAAAAGGGATTCTACAATCCATGGTCATAAAAGAACCATTGGATATTGATTACGACAACGAATCTATCGCAGAAATTGTAGAAAAGATTGAATATGCCATAGAGCAACATCCATCCTTTTTAAAAGTAATTCCCGAAAATGCTATCGAGGAGATGGAAGATCTCAATAAAAAACGCCAGTGGCAATATTGATGTGCGATTTGGCGTGCCGCCACCCATAGTATTGATAATTGAGTTTTATTTAAGTATCTTGAGCCTTCGCTATTAGAAAAACACTTAAATAATAAACTTTAATGGTACGCATTTACTTCCTTTTAATCTTTTGCACCCTTTTTACAATTTCATTATCAGCTCAAAAAAAGCCAATTACGGTTGCCGATTTTGATACTTGGAAACAGATTGAAAACGAACAACTTTCAGAAAACGGTCATTTTTTGGTGTACGAATACAACCCGGGCATGGGCGATGGTACTTTGGTAATAACCAATCTAAACAATGGAAAGACAGATTCGATACCAAGGGGATATGCTGCCAAAATCAATGGAAACAGTAATTTTGTAGCTTTTAAAATAAAGGCTCCCATAGAAACACGCAGAAAGGAAGAGACCAAAAAGGCTAAGAAAGCAAAGCAAACAAAAGACTCTCTTGGGATTTTTGTGCTAAACAATTCAACAACCATAAAGTATCCC from Galbibacter sp. BG1 harbors:
- a CDS encoding lysophospholipid acyltransferase family protein — translated: MGLFKENPFGHILFIKKWLIRIAGLLTHRRYRGFNELQIDGSEIIRSLPDTNVLFISNHQTYFADVVAMFHVFNASLSGRDDSLKDVSYLWQPKLNIYYVAAKETMKSGLLPKIMAYAGSISIERTWRADGKDVSRQVKFSDISNIKKALDDGWVITFPQGTTRPWKPIRKGTAHIIKQYKPIVIPVVIDGFRRSFDRKGLRVKKKGILQSMVIKEPLDIDYDNESIAEIVEKIEYAIEQHPSFLKVIPENAIEEMEDLNKKRQWQY
- a CDS encoding NUDIX hydrolase, with product MNFAEFYDLVPKIKNMPLPGQESHYKMAPLLRNKELASINLEEKQPKRAGVVSLFYPDDKLQTRLLLILRKTYNGVHSNQVGFPGGKVELSDGDIAETALRETWEEVGVSPKKIELIKQMSEIYIPPSNFLVQPFIGVSKEPLSFTMQEDEVEAIIEVLFSEFIDDTSIFEENLSTSYAKNIDVPAFKLNDYTVWGATAMMLSEVKEMFKALI